The Streptomyces sp. NBC_00659 genomic interval TGTGCATCGCGTGCACCAGGGGCGCGCCCCAGCGTTCGGCGGCCAGCCAGCCGACGTGGCCGGAGAGCCAGTAGTGGGAGTGCACGAGGTCGTAGTAGCCGGGGCGGTGACCGGCCCAGGCCTGCATGACGCCGTGGGTGAAGGCGCACAGCTGGGCGGGGAGGTCTTCCTTGGCGAGGCCCTCGTAGGGGCCCGCGTCGACGTGCCGGACGAGGACGCCCGGTGCCAGCTCGACGGCCGGCGGGAGTGCCCCGGTCGTGGCCCGCGTGAAGATCTCGACCTCGATGTTGATCGCGGCGAGCCGCTGGGCGAGTTCGACGATGTACACGTTCATGCCGCCCGCGTCGCCCGTACCGGGCTGGTGCAGGGGCGAGGTGTGCACGGAGAGCATGGCGACGCGACGGGGCCTGCGGTGCAGTCTGAGCCGCGAGGCCCCCGCCGGGGAGCGACGCCCGAGCCTGCTGACGTACTGGCTCACGTGGCGGTCCTCCTTGCTGCGGGCATGCCGGTCGGAGGACGTGTCACGCCCTCCAGGAGGGAGAACGCCGGAGCTGTCCGCTCCATTTCCCCTTTGCCGAATCATTACCCCATATCGCTCAACCGTTCGATCGCGGGATGCGTCTGCCTCCCTGTCCGTCCGGATCCGCCGGGGTTTTCCACAGGCGGGGCGGGGGCGGCCGCCGGTTGTCCACAGGGTCACCCGGCCCGCGCCGGGGCCGCCTACTCTCGTACGCATGACAACCCGCGCAGCGTCCCGCCCCGTGGGCACGGTGACGCGCGGGACGACGAACCCCAACCGCCTGCGCCGCATGGACCGCTGGATCGCGGCGGTGCACGGCGCCGAGCTCCGCCGGGCGCCGGAACCCGTGGCGGTGGACCTCGGCTACGGCGCCGCGCCCTGGACCGCGGTCGAGCTGCTGACCCGGCTGCGCACGGCCGCGCCCCGCACCCACGTGTTCGGCATCGAGATCGAGCCCGCGCGGGTCGCCGCCGCCCGCCCGTACGAACGCGAGGGCCTCGCCTTCCGGCACGGCGGCTTCGAGGTCCCGGTGCCGGGCCGGCCGCAGCTGATCCGGGCGGCGAACGTGCTGCGCCAGTACGACGAGGAGCAGGTCGCCGAGGTCTGGCGGCGGCTTCGCGCACGGCTCGCGCCCGCGGGCCCCGGCTCCCGGGGCGGACTGCTCGTCGAGGGCACCTGCGACGAGATCGGCCGTCGGCACGTCTGGGTCGCCCTCGGCCCGGAAGGCCCGCGCACGGTCACCTTCGCCACCCGGCTCGGCTCCCTGGACCGTCCGTCCGACCTGGCCGAGCGGCTGCCGAAGGCCCTCATCCACCGCAATGTGCCGGGCGAGCCCGTGCATTCCTTCCTGCGCGACTTCGACCGCGCCTGGGCGGCCGCCGCGCCGTACGCGGCGTACGGCGCGAGGCAGCGCTGGATACGCACGGTCCGCGACCTGAGGGCCGACTGGCCGGTCGTGGACGGGACCGCCCGCTGGCGCCAGGGCGAAGTGACGGTGCGCTGGGAGGCGTTGGCGCCCCGCGCCTGACGGAGCGCGGGCCCGGCGAGCCGCCGCGGCGACCGGGAGGCGACCGGTGCGCGACCGGTGCGCGAACCGGCGGGAACGATCTCGGTGAGTCGCTCGTCACACAGGCGGGGGGATGAGATCGTCATGCCGACGCGAGCTGCGGGGAAGGGAGTTCCTGCCTGCCGCGTGCGCGAGAAGGAGAGAGTTCCTGCCTGCCGCTCGCGCGAGGGGAAGGGAGTTCTTGCCCGGCTCTGTCGCATTGCGCGCCGACATGGCACGATCCCTCAGGCATCCGTATGTTACTGACGGTAAATCAGGTAGGGGGCGGAGAAATGGGATCCGGCAAACGGAGCCTGACCACGGCGGCCATGGCCCTGGCCTGCGCATGTGCCTGTGTGGTGCTGGCGTCGGCGGGGACGGCCTACGCGAGCCCGGAGCCCAAGCCGACGCCGACGAGGACTCCCACGGCGACCCCGACACCCGTGAGCAACAAGGACCTTGAAGCGGTCCGCAAGAAGCTCGACACGCTCTACCACGAAGCCGCGGTCGCCACGGATGCCTACAACGCGGCCGAGGA includes:
- a CDS encoding class I SAM-dependent methyltransferase → MTTRAASRPVGTVTRGTTNPNRLRRMDRWIAAVHGAELRRAPEPVAVDLGYGAAPWTAVELLTRLRTAAPRTHVFGIEIEPARVAAARPYEREGLAFRHGGFEVPVPGRPQLIRAANVLRQYDEEQVAEVWRRLRARLAPAGPGSRGGLLVEGTCDEIGRRHVWVALGPEGPRTVTFATRLGSLDRPSDLAERLPKALIHRNVPGEPVHSFLRDFDRAWAAAAPYAAYGARQRWIRTVRDLRADWPVVDGTARWRQGEVTVRWEALAPRA